One region of Kazachstania africana CBS 2517 chromosome 3, complete genome genomic DNA includes:
- the GNA1 gene encoding glucosamine 6-phosphate N-acetyltransferase (similar to Saccharomyces cerevisiae GNA1 (YFL017C); ancestral locus Anc_8.58) has product MIQQLENGFSIRPISLNDFEEVKDTLSALTVVGEISPEIYASLLKYWDTLYLDDNKTKVYNVHVIVDSSGTICAVGTIFLEKKIIHCGGIVGHIEDISVNKKCQGMKLGKLLIEHLTNVGRKAGCYKIILDCDVKNTGFYEKCGYSNAGVEMQIRF; this is encoded by the coding sequence ATGATACAACAATTAGAGAATGGCTTCAGTATAAGGCCAATCTCTTTGAACGATTTTGAAGAGGTTAAGGATACTTTATCCGCATTGACAGTAGTTGGAGAGATAAGCCCCGAGATATATGCTAGcttattgaaatattggGATACTTTATATTTAGATGATAATAAGACTAAAGTTTACAATGTCCACGTTATAGTTGACTCAAGTGGTACTATATGTGCAGTTGGTACTATTTTCctcgaaaaaaaaattattcattgCGGTGGTATTGTTGGAcatattgaagatatttcagTAAATAAGAAATGCCAAGGAATGAAACTAgggaaattattgatagaACATCTTACAAATGTTGGCAGGAAAGCAGGCTGTTACAAGATTATATTAGATTGTGATGTTAAAAATACTGGGttttatgaaaaatgtGGGTATTCCAATGCCGGTGTTGAAATGCAAATAAGATTTTAA
- the SMX2 gene encoding mRNA splicing protein SMX2 (similar to Saccharomyces cerevisiae SMX2 (YFL017W-A); ancestral locus Anc_8.57), giving the protein MVSTPELKKYMDKKVLLQINGSRKVAGILRGYDIFLNIVLDDAFELSKNDSNIPLGSQTVIRGNSIVAMEALDSIN; this is encoded by the coding sequence ATGGTGTCAACCCCtgaattaaagaaatatatgGATAAAAAGGTCTTATTACAAATAAATGGTTCAAGAAAAGTTGCCGGTATACTTCGAGGTTATGACATCTTTTTAAACATTGTGCTGGACGATGCCTTCGAACTTTCTAAGAATGACTCAAATATTCCATTAGGATCACAAACCGTTATAAGGGGAAATTCAATTGTGGCTATGGAAGCTTTGGATTCCATAAATTAA
- the GAT1 gene encoding Gat1p (similar to Saccharomyces cerevisiae GAT1 (YFL021W); ancestral locus Anc_8.55), with protein sequence MSALTYQLKRAQISDSFSNDPFNDSLFQNKFDLNDTIDIFKLYSLAKDNLQYSERILNLSWRLQNINRLKSSNSKYDVLTNLKNIDTPEPDLTSRDSNYSLFSNDYGSYTNLTSYTGGSNFAMSLPIAIQSHDNFVDLDLPSNSVHSQFIDSFNDFPSDGNDFMSSFLFESKTAVKLGKRPSQMKQINRKIKKKPSSDTQVNICHNCQTSTTPLWRKDSEGHPLCNACGLFLRLHGVMRPLSLKTDVIKKRQRNSTAANRRSNNINTNNNINNFNAGAGGKGSDTSYGSYSNPTLDWLSFGL encoded by the coding sequence atgtCAGCATTGActtatcaattgaaaagggCACAGATTTCAGATTCTTTCTCAAACGACCCATTTAATGActctctttttcaaaataaattcGATCTAAATGACACTATCGacatattcaaattatattcTTTGGCGAAGGATAACTTACAATATAGTGAAAGAATACTAAATCTTTCTTGGAGattacaaaatataaacaGACTCAAATCGagtaattcaaaatatgatgTATTAactaatttgaaaaacattGATACCCCTGAACCAGATTTGACAAGCCGCGATAGTAATTATAGTCTCTTTAGTAACGATTATGGATCGTATACAAATTTAACTTCATACACTGGTGGCTCCAATTTTGCTATGTCATTACCAATAGCTATTCAATCTCATGATAATTTCGTAGATTTAGATTTACCTTCAAATAGTGTACACTCGCAATTTATCGACTCCTTCAACGACTTTCCTTCAGATGGGAATGACTTCATGTCATCTTTCTTATTTGAATCAAAGACAGCAGTAAAATTAGGTAAGAGACCATCtcaaatgaaacaaataaacaggaaaattaaaaaaaaaccaTCGTCAGATACTCAAGTGAATATTTGTCACAATTGTCAAACTTCAACAACACCTCTATGGAGAAAAGATTCTGAAGGTCATCCTCTTTGTAATGCATGTGGTCTCTTTCTACGATTGCATGGTGTAATGAGAcctctttctttgaaaactgACGTTATCAAAAAACGACAAAGAAATAGTACAGCTGCCAATAGAAgaagtaataatattaatactaataataatattaataattttaatgcTGGTGCTGGTGGTAAAGGCAGTGACACCAGTTATGGAAGCTACAGTAATCCCACTTTAGATTGGCTAAGTTTTGGTCTATGA
- the IES3 gene encoding Ies3p (similar to Saccharomyces cerevisiae IES3 (YLR052W); ancestral locus Anc_8.53), whose amino-acid sequence MSGTNDRRRVVDDQYDELLKTDKQLQFAFKSIENYYNAKDTDLVKDALILDLKDSTSNIRRHIVNVDDISRINYEMIKNAPGNLVASEHENDVDIDLLKTKMFKNNLYELNDTYLNLINWKNSIREEQSNENDDNLNTDLPSLNDQIEYLYQIQEKLLKQYNSMINNEKKWFTLRELLLDANIELDLFSTNESNPKFIKINLGDKNLQNSQSFANTLAFNRPKRQKLNNGKPSNIL is encoded by the coding sequence ATGTCTGGCACTAATGATAGAAGAAGGGTCGTTGATGATCAATACGATGAGCTACTCAAGACAGACAAACAGTTACAATTTGCATTTAAatctattgaaaattacTATAATGCAAAGGATACCGATTTAGTCAAAGACGCCTTAATACTAGATTTGAAGGATTCAACTAGTAATATCAGACGTCATATCGTGAATGTCGACGATATATCGAGGATTAATTACGAAATGATCAAGAATGCTCCCGGTAATCTTGTGGCATCTGAACATGAAAATGACGTAGATATAGATCTTTTAAAGACTAAAATGTTCAAAAACAACCTTTACGAATTGAATGATACTTACTTAAACTTGatcaattggaaaaattccATACGAGAGGAACaaagtaatgaaaatgatgataatttaAATACTGATTTACCTTCATTAAATGATCAAATAGAATATCTGTACCAAATCCAAGAAAAACTATTGAAACAGtataattcaatgataaataACGAAAAGAAATGGTTCACACTCCGTGAATTACTACTAGATGCAAATATAGAGCTAGATTTATTCAGTACTAACGAATCGAATCCAAAGTTTATAAAGATAAATCTAGGTgataaaaatttacaaaattcaCAATCTTTTGCAAACACTTTAGCATTCAATAGACCAAAGAGACAGAAACTAAATAATGGTAAACCATCAAACATACTATGA